In Pelagibius sp. CAU 1746, the following proteins share a genomic window:
- the bcp gene encoding thioredoxin-dependent thiol peroxidase: protein MTMAELGKKAPAFTMPTDGGGKISLKDLKGQKVVLYFYPKDDTPGCTKEACGFRDALPDFSKIDAVIIGVSKDTVAKHDKFKAKYDLPFTLASDEDGKVCEAYGTWIEKSMYGRKYMGIDRATFLIDEKGVLRGEWRKVKVKGHVEEVLEAAQAL, encoded by the coding sequence ATGACCATGGCTGAACTCGGAAAGAAAGCGCCCGCCTTCACGATGCCGACCGACGGCGGCGGCAAGATCTCCCTGAAGGATCTCAAGGGACAAAAGGTGGTGCTCTACTTCTATCCGAAGGACGACACTCCCGGCTGCACGAAGGAAGCCTGCGGCTTCCGCGACGCGCTGCCGGACTTTTCCAAAATCGACGCCGTGATCATCGGCGTCTCCAAGGATACCGTCGCCAAGCACGACAAGTTCAAGGCGAAGTACGACCTGCCCTTTACTCTGGCCTCCGACGAGGACGGCAAGGTCTGCGAGGCCTACGGCACCTGGATCGAGAAATCCATGTACGGGCGCAAGTACATGGGCATCGACCGCGCGACTTTCCTGATCGACGAGAAGGGCGTGCTGCGCGGGGAATGGCGCAAGGTGAAGGTGAAGGGCCACGTCGAGGAGGTCCTCGAAGCGGCCCAGGCCCTGTGA